The following are from one region of the Methanobacterium alcaliphilum genome:
- a CDS encoding DUF1538 domain-containing protein produces MYLEDLKKEFKDTLKSLSPAIVLILIFQIFFIKMPLSEFITIVSGLLFTILGFTFFIEGAKKGLLPLGESLGSSFIEKKAFFMILLFAFLLGLTLTIAEPDVRLVAFQITQITTLNITQLELIFVTSVGLAVFTFLAVLRSMLDFPIQYILVPGYGTAIILSFFVRNEFISKAFDLGAVTTGPMTVPFLIALGVGIVSVLGGRDRMESGFGIMAIGSIGPILAILIWGLIRGGI; encoded by the coding sequence ATGTACCTTGAAGATTTAAAAAAAGAGTTCAAAGATACTTTAAAATCTCTCTCACCAGCCATTGTGTTAATCCTTATTTTTCAAATATTTTTTATTAAAATGCCTTTGAGTGAATTTATAACCATAGTCAGCGGATTATTATTCACTATTTTAGGATTTACCTTCTTTATAGAAGGTGCAAAAAAAGGATTATTACCATTAGGAGAAAGTTTAGGTTCTTCTTTTATTGAAAAAAAAGCATTCTTCATGATATTATTATTTGCTTTTTTACTGGGGCTGACTTTGACTATTGCTGAACCTGATGTTAGACTGGTTGCTTTCCAAATCACCCAGATAACCACGCTAAACATTACTCAACTTGAGTTAATATTCGTTACATCTGTGGGATTAGCTGTATTCACATTTTTAGCGGTTTTAAGGAGCATGTTGGATTTTCCGATTCAATATATTCTCGTTCCAGGATATGGTACTGCTATTATTCTCTCTTTTTTTGTGAGAAATGAATTTATATCCAAAGCATTTGATTTAGGTGCAGTAACAACAGGACCTATGACCGTACCCTTTTTGATAGCATTGGGTGTTGGTATTGTTTCGGTTCTGGGTGGAAGAGATAGAATGGAGTCAGGGTTTGGTATTATGGCTATTGGCTCAATTGGCCCTATACTGGCCATATTAATATGGGGCTTGATTAGGGGAGGCATTTGA